In Deltaproteobacteria bacterium, the DNA window ATGGGTACAGCCCAGCACGAGTGTGTCGATGGCACTTTGCTTCAGGCTTTTCAGATAACGAGCCACAGCCCCGCGTGCGACCTCGTTATCTATCCATCCCTCTTCCACGAGTGGAACAAACATCGGACAGGCACGGGAGTACACTTCGACTTCAGGATCTAATTCTCGCAAGGCTTGGGTGTACGCACCGCTGCTAATGGTTGCCTCTGTCCCAATCACACCGATATGACCATTCTTGCTACGCCGTATCGCCGCGCGGGCTCCTGGTTCAATTACGCCAACCACGGGCACCTCATAACGTTCTCGCAATACGTCAAGCGCCACTGCTGAGGCAGTATTACAAGCGACGACCAGCATTTTGAGTCCACGTTCGAGTAAGAAATCCGAGTTCTCACAAGAATAACGGCGAACGACATCAGGAGACTTGGTCCCGTATGGCGAGCGTGCCGTATCGCCGAGGTACACAAGCGTCTCATGCGGTAACAGTCGGGCAATTTGCTGAAGGACCGTCAACCCTCCGATACCAGAATCAAAAATACCGATGGCTTTTTCGCGTGCCACCCCACACTCCCAAGAAACAATTCCTGCATTAAATCGTCTTCGTCGTACCCAAGCAAGGCCGCAGCGCAGTTGCAGAGCATTCAGTTTTTCTCGATAATGATGTTGTGAGGGTGATGTTGGTGCGGCGAATAGTCTTGAGTCTTTTCTTCTTGTCTTTCCCATTCCTATCGAGTTGTACTCCTCAGCCTCAGCCCCAGCTTGTCGAAGAGGTGCCTCAAGTTGAGGCCTTTGACCGAGTGGATCCTGAAATTTCCCTCCCCTGGGGGCAGGACGAGCGCACCGTTGTCACCGTCAGCAAGTCATGCCAGACACTCAACATCTACAATTACGGGAAACTGGTACGCACCTTTCCCGTGGTGTTGGGGCGAAACCCCGGACGCAAGTTGTATCAGGGAGACCGGCGCACTCCGAACGGCCTCTATACGATTATCGACAGTGACCCGCATCCGCGGTGGTGGCGATTCATGCTCCTGGATTACCCCTCCGAAGAGGATGCCCGACGTTATCGCCAAGAATTGTCTCAGGGAAAAGTTCCGGGCCACAAGCATGGAGGCCCTGGACCAGGTGGAGCCATAGGCATACATGGAAGCGATCGCGAAGCATTTAACCGGGCAAAAATTAACTGGACCCTAGGCTGTATTTCCTTCCTTAATGGTGACATGAAAGAATTTGAAAAAATGGTTTCACTGGGAACATTAGTCTATATCCACGACTGATGTGGCTCCTCATCTTTTCTTCATAAACTTCACCGACAACGCAACATTTTCCACTTACACAAAGTAAAACTTCACAATCAGATAGTTAACCTACTACTTACAACTGTTTCACGAGAAACATTTTTTATGGTACAGGTTCCTCACTCTCTCGAAACCTTGCTCAAACGCGGCGCCCATGCATTAGTCATTGGCGTGGGAGGCGGTGGAGGCGTCGTCGGCGCACTCGCGACAGCTCGATTCTTGGAGTTCTGCGGGCTACGTTTTACACTAGGCGGATTACCTTGGGAGCGTTTCGTCTATGATCCCCTTCCAGGGCCGCGAGGATTACTAGAAGTGAGGAACGTGCGTGCCCTACATCCATATGCTTGGATGGTAAACGGCTCGACACACTCTCATACCGGGGTGCGGTTTACAGAGACGGAGATGGCCGCCCTGTATGGTAGGGAAGTATTGCACATCGATATCAACGGAGGTGTGGCTGGAGCATTATCCGGCCTCGAAGCCGCCATAACAGCGCTGGGAATAGACCTTGTTGTTGGAATCGATGTCGGTGGCGATTCTCTCGCCTATGGTGAAGAAGTAGGATTGCGTAGCCCATTAGCCGATGCGGTTATGCTTGCTGCATTTACCGAACTAGAGAAAAAAGGAGTGCCGACGATCTGGGGAGTATTCGGTTACGGCAGCGATGGAGAACTGACGACATATGAGATAGAGCGTGCACTCGCTCGCGTTGCAGAGGCAGGTGGACTCCTGGGAGCAACCGCACTGACGCCACAGATCGTCTGCGAGCTTGAAGATGTGATCGAAAAAGTCCCAACCGAAGCGAGCGCTCTTCCACTGCGCTGCGCTAAGGGAGCATGGGGAGAAGCCAGTATCCGCTATGATGAGCATACGGTAAAACTGACCCCGCTCACGACTCTGACCTTCTACCTTACTCCGACGGCGGTTTTCGCAACCGTCGCACGGCCAGCCCGCGCCGTTACTGCAAGCACTTCATTAGAAGAAGCGAACACTGTGCTGAATGCATTAGGAATTAAGACCGAACTTGATCTAGAACGTGAACGTGCCCGCAAGCTTGTGCAAGAAAACAAATGTTGAGCAAAAAAGCGCGCAAGCGTAGGAAGCCTCGCGTTAAGCGTGCGTTGGCAGCTTATCGAGACGTGCGCGATAAATCACATGAAAGTCAGTGCTCTCAATGGGCTCCCAAAAGTCCTGCTTATCGAATAGGTCTCTGTTATCGGTCTGCGCGTAGAGAATATACACCTCTCGTGGATTATTCTTGAGGTCCGTTGCCAGTCTTTCTACCATGTCCACCATCAAGGGTCGGGTGAAGGGGTTGTAGAAATAACAGACCAGCGGTCCATCCGGCAGCGCGTAGCGTAATGCGTCCTCGTGGTGGCATTCGACCCGGCCAGCCCGACATCGTTCTGGAGGAATCTTTTTCAGATTGGCAGAGGCGATCTCGCAGAGTTCGCGCGAGAATTCGACACCAAAGACCGCCTTAAAGGGCCATTGCGCAGCGATCAGTAAGACTCGGCCTTTGCCCGCGCCAAAATCTACGAAGGTAAACCGGCTGTGATCGATAACCAACCCCTTAATAGCCTGGGTAGCGAAAGCATGCGGAGAAGGCTGATAACGATGGGCATAGGCTGCATTGTCGGCGGC includes these proteins:
- a CDS encoding class I SAM-dependent methyltransferase encodes the protein MDLVKHLQSAWKRHSLGSFVQLAVKNVVLYAKDAFSGRLFQKSAVQPSEFDSSLGVDTEEIRELWSLDVDAADNAAYAHRYQPSPHAFATQAIKGLVIDHSRFTFVDFGAGKGRVLLIAAQWPFKAVFGVEFSRELCEIASANLKKIPPERCRAGRVECHHEDALRYALPDGPLVCYFYNPFTRPLMVDMVERLATDLKNNPREVYILYAQTDNRDLFDKQDFWEPIESTDFHVIYRARLDKLPTHA
- a CDS encoding DUF1152 domain-containing protein; the encoded protein is MVQVPHSLETLLKRGAHALVIGVGGGGGVVGALATARFLEFCGLRFTLGGLPWERFVYDPLPGPRGLLEVRNVRALHPYAWMVNGSTHSHTGVRFTETEMAALYGREVLHIDINGGVAGALSGLEAAITALGIDLVVGIDVGGDSLAYGEEVGLRSPLADAVMLAAFTELEKKGVPTIWGVFGYGSDGELTTYEIERALARVAEAGGLLGATALTPQIVCELEDVIEKVPTEASALPLRCAKGAWGEASIRYDEHTVKLTPLTTLTFYLTPTAVFATVARPARAVTASTSLEEANTVLNALGIKTELDLERERARKLVQENKC
- a CDS encoding glutamate racemase; the encoded protein is MGKTRRKDSRLFAAPTSPSQHHYREKLNALQLRCGLAWVRRRRFNAGIVSWECGVAREKAIGIFDSGIGGLTVLQQIARLLPHETLVYLGDTARSPYGTKSPDVVRRYSCENSDFLLERGLKMLVVACNTASAVALDVLRERYEVPVVGVIEPGARAAIRRSKNGHIGVIGTEATISSGAYTQALRELDPEVEVYSRACPMFVPLVEEGWIDNEVARGAVARYLKSLKQSAIDTLVLGCTHYPLLKKCIGEFFGPQVALVDSAEETAKVVKTTLLSYGLLRRRGHGGASFFVTDVPDRFVKVGARFLGEQIESAVRIER